The following proteins are co-located in the Hyalangium minutum genome:
- a CDS encoding DUF1175 family protein produces the protein MLFLSLTLALAASTPPPPASDSREARDVLLRREVGQVALAQFQKFDPLWHPDQRDCAGLVRFAYRSAYKRFYAERVERPLWLDVQGRPAEFADAETLLTRSFAPLGRDEAALESLRTGDLVAFRQEHDSGPVFHLMLVVRPEDKAHAPARVVYHPGEKGAAVRTGVLHRLATEAPLEWRPIPQNTAFLGFFRFKEWMQ, from the coding sequence ATGCTCTTCCTGTCCCTCACGCTGGCGCTTGCCGCCTCCACGCCTCCGCCTCCTGCGTCCGACTCGCGCGAGGCCCGCGACGTGCTGCTGCGCCGCGAGGTGGGGCAGGTGGCGCTGGCCCAGTTCCAGAAGTTTGATCCGCTGTGGCACCCGGACCAGCGCGACTGCGCCGGGCTGGTGCGCTTCGCCTACCGCAGCGCCTACAAGCGCTTCTACGCCGAGCGCGTCGAGCGTCCCCTGTGGCTGGACGTACAGGGGCGGCCCGCCGAGTTCGCGGACGCGGAGACGCTGCTCACGCGCAGCTTCGCGCCGCTGGGCCGGGACGAGGCCGCGCTCGAGTCGCTGCGCACCGGGGACCTGGTGGCGTTCCGCCAGGAGCATGACTCCGGCCCCGTGTTCCACCTCATGCTGGTGGTGCGCCCGGAGGACAAGGCGCACGCGCCGGCCCGTGTCGTCTACCACCCGGGCGAGAAGGGCGCCGCCGTGAGGACCGGCGTGCTGCACCGGCTCGCCACCGAGGCGCCGCTCGAGTGGCGCCCCATTCCCCAGAACACCGCCTTCCTCGGCTTCTTCCGCTTCAAGGAGTGGATGCAATGA
- a CDS encoding acyl-CoA desaturase: protein MVEGLPLLGLLYGVWLFLHEGIRWLDVGLFVGMYVATMTGIELGFHRYFAHRTFETTRPIRALLLILGSMAGQGSTLLWSGLHRWHHAHTDIPGDIHSPTLGRQGWWQRVRGFFWSQFLWYLDSPAVVLFARFMNRHRADPEIALSSPEDTQEFRIVRTMPDLVRDAWLVRLNQRYGLWVLLGLALPAVLGGLLTGSWEGAWRGLVWGGFVRFALVQQASFAVNSVTHTLGTQPLACRDDSRNNGVMAVLTLGAGWHNNHHTFPGSAFTDFRWYQVDISGLMLRALEKLGLAWDVRRPSPESIAARKRP, encoded by the coding sequence ATGGTCGAGGGCCTGCCACTGCTGGGGCTGCTCTACGGGGTGTGGCTCTTCCTCCACGAAGGCATCCGCTGGCTGGACGTGGGGCTGTTCGTGGGGATGTACGTGGCCACGATGACGGGCATCGAGCTGGGCTTCCACCGCTACTTCGCCCACCGCACCTTCGAGACGACGCGGCCCATTCGTGCGCTGCTCCTCATCCTCGGCTCGATGGCGGGCCAGGGCTCCACGCTGCTGTGGAGCGGCCTCCACCGCTGGCACCACGCGCACACGGACATTCCCGGGGACATCCACTCACCGACGCTCGGGCGGCAGGGGTGGTGGCAGCGGGTGCGCGGGTTCTTCTGGTCGCAGTTCCTCTGGTACCTGGACTCGCCCGCCGTGGTCCTCTTCGCGCGCTTCATGAACCGCCACCGCGCGGATCCGGAGATCGCCCTGTCCTCCCCGGAGGATACCCAGGAGTTCCGCATCGTCCGCACGATGCCGGACCTTGTGCGCGATGCGTGGCTCGTGCGGCTCAACCAGCGGTATGGGCTCTGGGTGCTGCTCGGGCTGGCGCTGCCCGCAGTGCTGGGCGGGCTGCTCACAGGCTCGTGGGAGGGTGCGTGGCGAGGGCTCGTGTGGGGCGGCTTTGTCCGCTTCGCGCTGGTGCAGCAGGCCTCGTTCGCCGTCAACTCGGTGACGCACACCTTGGGCACGCAGCCGCTGGCGTGCCGGGACGACAGCCGTAACAACGGGGTGATGGCGGTGCTGACGCTCGGGGCCGGGTGGCACAACAACCACCACACCTTCCCTGGCTCGGCCTTCACGGACTTCCGCTGGTATCAGGTGGACATCTCCGGCCTGATGCTCCGCGCCCTGGAGAAGCTCGGGCTGGCGTGGGATGTCCGCCGGCCCTCGCCCGAGTCCATCGCCGCGCGCAAGCGTCCCTGA
- a CDS encoding GNAT family N-acetyltransferase, whose product MKDLDFAGIARLVEHKHGVPLSRFVKEAERLADGWLLFDSPGSPINKACGLGFDRALTDAELDRIVAFFTERGAEPKVELSPFAPPELLAGLARRGFVLHEFENTLVRDLSGGEDLRVLLKGGWPQGVTIDRVDPKNTAAVREHVEVAFSGFFPEGVAVPEPILEFGMRASTAPGYDLFMARIGRETVGAGGCESSEGVTQLFGTSVRPAYRGRGIQQALIIRRLEQGREHGSRWAVIHSGPGIPTERNAARLGFQMAYSRAVLVRHGEGLIPSP is encoded by the coding sequence ACCTGGACTTCGCTGGGATCGCCCGCCTCGTCGAACACAAGCACGGTGTTCCGCTGTCACGGTTCGTCAAGGAGGCCGAGCGCCTGGCCGATGGCTGGCTCCTCTTCGACTCGCCCGGCTCGCCGATCAACAAGGCCTGCGGGCTCGGCTTCGATCGGGCCCTCACGGACGCGGAGCTGGACCGGATCGTCGCGTTCTTCACGGAGCGCGGCGCGGAGCCCAAGGTCGAGCTGAGCCCGTTTGCGCCGCCCGAGCTGCTCGCGGGGCTCGCTCGGAGAGGGTTCGTGCTCCACGAGTTCGAGAACACCCTCGTGAGGGACTTGTCGGGAGGCGAGGACCTCCGCGTGCTCCTGAAGGGAGGCTGGCCCCAGGGCGTGACGATCGACCGGGTGGATCCGAAGAACACCGCCGCGGTCCGCGAGCACGTGGAGGTGGCCTTCAGCGGCTTCTTCCCCGAGGGCGTGGCGGTGCCGGAGCCCATCCTGGAGTTCGGGATGAGGGCCTCGACAGCGCCTGGGTACGACCTGTTCATGGCCCGTATCGGCCGCGAGACCGTGGGCGCGGGTGGCTGCGAGTCGAGCGAGGGCGTCACCCAGTTGTTCGGGACCTCCGTGAGGCCCGCATACCGTGGGAGGGGCATCCAGCAGGCGCTGATCATCCGGCGCCTCGAGCAAGGGCGCGAGCACGGGAGCCGCTGGGCCGTGATCCACTCCGGACCCGGAATCCCCACCGAGCGCAACGCCGCGCGGCTTGGGTTCCAGATGGCCTACTCGCGGGCGGTCCTGGTGAGGCACGGCGAGGGGCTCATTCCCTCTCCCTGA
- a CDS encoding alpha-2-macroglobulin family protein: MRYSTRISLLAAVTLASVAAAKPLYITVPRAYGTQEPVAVDVAFNSKGPVELRVLKPDSLDSFIEAQSDIRRAYEQPPVLKNPGRALSRGLNSVKVPSTYLLYAFSTEFRDAVSPALPARGPEDVAPTLNQMAEGPDKLVGVPPGFTVARSQWLNLDLGGGGVDFSVPGFSSWGGHGFQERRVMLAPLPAGTYVLQLVQGKVEGQVVLVVTDLTVQLKQTDGQVLVRVAGRDQKPKAGAQVRVFLPTGKGPEGKTDEKGEVTLEVSEPRILATATVGKDTGLVDTDFYSSLAVAPDVFIYSDRPIYKPGDQVKFRGLLRQPDTYLARLFTPRKKLVTVKLESAEGRDIKTQVSVDEFGSFSGTLDVPADLGTGVLRVNASVDDQAHQGEARVQDYVKPTFYLELTPEKENIVPGQTLKATVKARRYAGGVPEGAKYDVFLYRSLLDAPAWVDDAGKGGQGSAVTYGTASSSEGKLSVPERLYSSVAERGAEGDPWESATKFDENGEAVIEISVPALAAGEERLPYRYSLSVRARDDQGTFANAAASFFLSEVEVFGAGSFSEAVVKKGAEATLAVRATTLSGKPYGVTQAEVEFVLRKADGSEKSLSKHSLTTEANGIARQKVPTSEVGTVLARMTVKDKNGKAWTGEQSMLVIGGNDEPVARVANLTLASLSGTLSPGDSGQLVGLFPDGWGPGGKDRGPVWITFTGAGLYGTELLELEGRTLVHSFPVEKRYGSAVYASVAYPTSSGRWEERTVSFRIIPAERTLTVKLEPRRVEAAPLTEQVMDLRVTDHEGNGIVAQVSVGVVDKAVYAIQTEFRPKVLDFFYPPARNNVSNFYSAEFQGYGYGEALARKMAGLPDHAFASIKPPTRKAKDEERDTAFWQPNVVTDRDGRATVRFKLPSNQTLWVVTAVAADTSGRFGEGTGEFATRGGLNLYAALPQFLREGDEALASVRLSAGAASKGSQVLEVKLASAGALQANQTQEKIELGQGGEKVLPLQIKATGPGSAELSVDVTGGKDPLKDRRAVPVRPAALEEPVKVSAWGGGELSLQAASSATLTDVQLVLQPSVVDAALTNVRELLTYPYGCLEQLVSTTVPNVALYQTLKKVDMLGRLDPESQGLLAEARSRSVQGTSRILALAVKGGGFTWFGGYSTPDVAMTLIALDGLAYATEAGLVDANDTRLTEAARWLEAQENLPFEYDATRAYVLARMYGDRKADRVRALIDRATPGDLYPLALSVLAAEKAGVMKEPALQARIDSLVQASNEGFVQLASLNTATDAEAFFHYPLRRVGLTALLAHAASFGKLDVDKARRRLLELLSQPDLSTFDRSTALLHSLWLVERDAKAFKKLPPPEVKGAKGPVKFSPRGMGLVATLEPGTRSVNVASFEGVATLRATTLTPLPDVQPLSQGMSIERRYWVLRESGRQPLASGEEVAQGEEVFVELTIDARGDNKARSAYYVVEDAVPAGFVPLIEDKEFRGAPHSLNLAPEALKRRVLTPERATFFFEEPARWSDSPRSVGYVMRAQFAGKFTAPPASIEDMYVASLRARTKSDVLAVKASQKPRGDW, from the coding sequence ATGAGGTACTCCACGCGCATTTCGCTGCTGGCCGCGGTGACGCTGGCCAGCGTGGCGGCGGCCAAGCCGCTCTACATCACCGTGCCTCGCGCCTACGGCACCCAGGAGCCGGTGGCGGTGGACGTGGCGTTCAACAGCAAGGGCCCCGTGGAGCTGCGGGTGCTCAAGCCGGACAGCCTGGACTCCTTCATCGAGGCCCAGAGCGACATCCGCCGGGCGTACGAGCAGCCGCCCGTGCTGAAGAACCCGGGACGCGCGCTCAGCCGCGGCCTGAACTCGGTGAAGGTGCCCTCCACCTATCTGCTCTACGCGTTCAGCACGGAGTTCCGTGACGCCGTCTCTCCGGCGCTGCCGGCGCGCGGCCCCGAGGACGTAGCGCCCACGCTGAACCAGATGGCCGAGGGCCCGGACAAGCTCGTCGGCGTGCCGCCCGGCTTCACCGTCGCGCGCAGCCAGTGGCTGAACCTGGACCTGGGGGGCGGCGGCGTGGACTTCAGCGTGCCGGGCTTCTCCTCGTGGGGCGGCCACGGCTTCCAGGAGCGCCGGGTGATGCTGGCGCCGCTGCCCGCGGGCACCTACGTGCTGCAGCTCGTGCAGGGCAAGGTGGAGGGCCAGGTGGTGCTCGTCGTGACGGACCTCACGGTTCAGCTGAAGCAGACGGATGGCCAGGTGCTGGTGCGCGTGGCGGGCCGGGACCAGAAGCCCAAGGCGGGCGCCCAGGTGCGCGTGTTCCTGCCCACCGGCAAGGGCCCCGAGGGCAAGACGGACGAGAAGGGTGAGGTGACGCTGGAGGTGAGCGAGCCGCGCATCCTCGCCACGGCCACCGTGGGCAAGGACACGGGCCTGGTGGACACGGACTTCTACTCCTCGCTGGCGGTGGCGCCGGACGTCTTCATCTACAGCGACCGGCCCATCTACAAGCCGGGAGACCAGGTGAAGTTCCGCGGCCTGCTGCGCCAGCCGGACACGTACCTCGCGCGCCTGTTCACCCCGCGCAAGAAGCTGGTGACGGTGAAGCTCGAGTCCGCCGAGGGCCGCGACATCAAGACGCAGGTGTCGGTGGATGAGTTCGGCAGCTTCTCGGGCACCCTGGACGTGCCGGCGGACCTGGGCACGGGCGTGCTGCGGGTGAACGCCTCGGTGGATGACCAGGCGCACCAGGGCGAAGCGCGCGTGCAGGACTACGTGAAGCCCACCTTCTATCTGGAGCTGACGCCGGAGAAGGAGAACATCGTCCCGGGCCAGACGCTGAAGGCCACGGTGAAGGCGCGGCGCTACGCGGGCGGCGTGCCCGAGGGCGCCAAGTACGACGTGTTCCTGTACCGCTCGCTGCTGGACGCGCCCGCCTGGGTGGATGACGCGGGCAAGGGTGGCCAGGGCAGCGCGGTGACGTACGGCACGGCCTCCAGCTCCGAGGGCAAGCTCAGCGTGCCCGAGCGCCTCTACTCCTCCGTGGCCGAGCGCGGCGCGGAGGGAGACCCGTGGGAGAGCGCCACCAAGTTCGATGAGAACGGCGAGGCCGTCATCGAGATCAGCGTGCCAGCGCTGGCCGCGGGAGAGGAGCGGCTGCCGTACCGCTACTCGCTCAGCGTGCGTGCGCGGGATGACCAGGGGACTTTCGCCAACGCGGCTGCCTCCTTCTTCCTGTCGGAGGTGGAGGTGTTCGGCGCGGGGAGCTTCTCGGAGGCGGTGGTGAAGAAGGGCGCCGAGGCGACGCTGGCGGTGCGCGCCACCACGCTGTCCGGCAAGCCCTACGGCGTCACCCAGGCCGAGGTCGAGTTCGTGCTGCGCAAGGCGGACGGCAGCGAGAAGAGCCTGAGCAAGCACTCGCTCACCACCGAGGCCAACGGCATCGCCCGCCAGAAGGTCCCCACCTCGGAGGTGGGCACGGTGCTGGCGCGGATGACGGTGAAGGACAAGAACGGCAAGGCGTGGACGGGCGAGCAGTCCATGCTCGTCATCGGCGGCAATGACGAGCCGGTGGCGCGCGTGGCGAACCTCACGCTAGCCTCGCTCTCTGGCACGCTGTCTCCGGGCGACTCGGGGCAGCTGGTGGGCCTGTTCCCGGATGGCTGGGGCCCCGGGGGCAAGGATCGCGGCCCGGTGTGGATCACCTTCACGGGCGCGGGCCTCTACGGCACGGAGTTGCTGGAGCTCGAGGGCCGCACGCTGGTGCACAGCTTCCCGGTGGAGAAGCGCTACGGCAGCGCGGTGTACGCGTCCGTGGCGTACCCGACGAGCTCGGGCCGCTGGGAGGAGCGCACGGTGTCCTTCCGCATCATCCCCGCCGAGCGCACCCTGACGGTGAAGCTGGAGCCTCGCCGCGTGGAGGCCGCCCCGCTCACCGAGCAGGTGATGGACTTGCGCGTCACGGACCACGAGGGCAACGGCATCGTGGCCCAGGTGTCCGTGGGCGTGGTGGACAAGGCCGTGTACGCCATCCAGACGGAGTTCCGCCCGAAGGTGCTGGACTTCTTCTATCCGCCCGCGCGCAACAACGTGTCCAACTTCTACTCCGCTGAGTTCCAGGGCTACGGCTACGGCGAGGCGCTGGCGCGGAAGATGGCCGGGCTGCCGGACCACGCGTTCGCCTCCATCAAGCCGCCCACGCGCAAGGCGAAGGACGAGGAGCGCGACACGGCCTTCTGGCAGCCGAACGTCGTCACGGACCGCGATGGCCGCGCCACGGTGCGCTTCAAGCTGCCCTCCAACCAGACGCTCTGGGTGGTGACGGCGGTGGCGGCGGACACCTCGGGCCGCTTCGGCGAGGGCACCGGGGAGTTCGCCACCCGTGGCGGCCTCAACCTGTACGCGGCGCTGCCGCAGTTCCTCCGCGAGGGGGACGAGGCGCTCGCCTCGGTACGTCTGTCCGCGGGTGCGGCCTCCAAGGGCAGTCAGGTGCTGGAGGTGAAGCTGGCCTCCGCGGGCGCGCTCCAAGCCAACCAGACGCAGGAGAAGATCGAGCTGGGCCAGGGCGGCGAGAAGGTCCTCCCCCTGCAGATCAAGGCCACGGGTCCGGGCTCGGCCGAGCTGTCGGTGGACGTAACGGGCGGCAAGGATCCGCTGAAGGATCGCCGCGCAGTGCCGGTGCGGCCCGCGGCCCTGGAGGAGCCGGTGAAGGTGTCCGCCTGGGGCGGCGGCGAGCTGTCGCTGCAAGCGGCGAGCTCGGCCACGCTCACGGACGTGCAGTTGGTGCTCCAGCCCTCGGTGGTGGACGCGGCGCTCACCAACGTGCGCGAGCTGCTCACCTACCCGTACGGCTGCCTGGAGCAGCTCGTGTCCACCACGGTGCCCAACGTGGCGCTGTACCAGACGCTCAAGAAGGTGGACATGCTGGGCCGGCTGGACCCCGAGAGCCAGGGCCTGCTGGCCGAGGCGCGCAGCCGCTCCGTGCAGGGCACCTCGCGCATCCTCGCCCTGGCGGTGAAGGGCGGCGGCTTCACCTGGTTCGGCGGGTACAGCACGCCGGATGTGGCGATGACGCTCATCGCTCTGGATGGGCTGGCCTACGCGACGGAGGCGGGGCTGGTGGATGCCAACGACACGCGGCTGACCGAGGCCGCGCGCTGGCTGGAGGCCCAGGAGAACCTGCCCTTCGAGTACGACGCCACGCGCGCCTACGTGCTCGCACGCATGTACGGCGATCGCAAGGCGGACCGCGTGCGCGCCCTCATCGACCGGGCGACGCCGGGCGACCTGTACCCGCTGGCGCTCTCGGTGCTGGCGGCGGAGAAGGCGGGGGTGATGAAGGAGCCCGCGCTGCAGGCGCGCATCGACTCGCTGGTGCAGGCCAGCAACGAGGGCTTCGTCCAGCTGGCGAGCCTGAACACCGCGACCGACGCCGAGGCCTTCTTCCACTACCCGCTGCGGCGCGTGGGCCTCACGGCGCTGCTGGCGCACGCGGCCTCGTTCGGCAAGCTGGACGTGGACAAGGCGCGCCGGCGGCTTCTCGAGCTGCTCAGCCAGCCGGACCTGTCCACCTTCGACCGCAGCACGGCGCTGCTGCACTCGCTGTGGCTCGTCGAGCGCGATGCCAAGGCCTTCAAGAAGCTGCCGCCGCCGGAGGTGAAGGGAGCCAAGGGGCCAGTGAAGTTCTCGCCTCGGGGCATGGGCCTGGTGGCCACACTGGAGCCGGGCACGCGCTCGGTGAACGTGGCCTCGTTCGAGGGCGTGGCCACGCTGCGCGCCACGACGCTAACGCCGCTGCCGGACGTGCAGCCGCTCTCCCAGGGCATGAGCATCGAGCGCCGCTACTGGGTGCTGCGCGAGAGCGGCAGGCAGCCGCTGGCCTCGGGCGAGGAGGTGGCCCAGGGCGAGGAGGTCTTCGTCGAGCTGACCATCGACGCGCGCGGGGACAACAAGGCGCGCTCGGCGTACTACGTGGTGGAGGACGCGGTGCCGGCAGGCTTCGTGCCGCTCATCGAGGACAAGGAGTTCCGCGGGGCACCGCACTCGCTGAACCTGGCGCCCGAGGCGCTCAAGCGGCGCGTGCTGACGCCGGAGCGAGCCACGTTCTTCTTCGAGGAGCCCGCGCGGTGGAGCGACAGCCCGCGCTCGGTGGGCTACGTGATGAGGGCGCAGTTCGCGGGCAAGTTCACCGCGCCGCCGGCCTCCATCGAGGACATGTACGTGGCCAGCTTGCGCGCCCGGACGAAGTCGGACGTGCTGGCGGTGAAGGCGTCCCAGAAGCCTCGGGGCGACTGGTAG
- a CDS encoding ATP-binding protein, with protein sequence MPRLHFHAKLLLAFGAVLLPVLVLLSADFFLGKQRTQETLLATQRITAQAVAVQLTESFEAAIEFAQAVANDPLVQGMDPRQLDGHMQQLVLRSSLYDAIGVYDATGLNRGWGEPDAPAEPRLRIGDRPYFQKVMATGAPVISEVIELRRPQGTAILISVPIPGPEGRPTGVVNVIMQTRLLARRYLDARLQSGQEIFLVDATGRLAFHTGYPDLTYAQSGAFLALEPLRRALAGTPVQLERFTNPLSTVLSLGTFVPTPRHGWAVGVMAPRDVALAPLYGWLRAKLGAFLGILLLSALLSAVLARRYAYPVRSLRAVARNVGRGELGQRVSIQTGDELQELAEAFNEMSSRVARRQAEVDALREEAERHASQRDAIIASVPDAIFLISPDGRLCDANPAGCRLLGFKDCSSLGRPLEEYLERHCFRHLDGRPVELAEMPLQRALAGETFTDVELRLRTAKGEERLVSINGAPVRNSAGQIILGEIVVHDITERMQVEEERTRLLERELALSRVSQALVMEVELERVAHVAIEQSLQALGADAAGLWLAKPDHQQLSLIGSYGLAQKIREDLQQISLESPLLTAQAARQETLQVIGDMLSQEAPALTKKFALEEGFRSLVSIPLHSRGHLVGVLTCFTHEPRQFAPRELEFHTTVGQLFAMAIEKARLFLEVREALRLREEFMSAAAHELRTPVTTIQTWADILSRMEVNSVRQQKGLTAIARNTRRLAQLVEHLFAAVWMAPGLPKMERDRFDLSEVVEEKVKSLSRTTESPIRVEVSESLLVDGDRQRMGDVVAHLLENAIRYSPPGAAIEVRLRCAEHQAMVSVSDHGPGIPPERQPHVFEPLYEPLPPGATGYTGVVGLGLHLSWQIVEAHGGRIWLNTSDDGNTFCFSLPLSEEEGLQYASA encoded by the coding sequence ATGCCTCGACTGCATTTTCACGCCAAGCTGCTGCTCGCCTTCGGCGCTGTGCTGCTGCCCGTCCTGGTGCTCCTGAGCGCGGACTTCTTCCTGGGGAAGCAGCGGACCCAGGAGACCCTGCTGGCCACCCAGCGCATCACCGCGCAGGCCGTCGCGGTGCAGCTCACCGAGTCCTTCGAGGCCGCCATCGAGTTCGCCCAGGCGGTGGCCAATGATCCGCTGGTGCAGGGCATGGATCCCCGTCAGCTGGACGGCCACATGCAGCAGCTGGTCCTGCGCAGCTCTCTCTATGACGCCATCGGCGTCTACGACGCCACGGGCTTGAACCGCGGCTGGGGTGAACCGGACGCACCTGCCGAGCCCCGGCTCCGCATTGGGGATCGCCCCTACTTCCAGAAGGTGATGGCGACCGGGGCCCCGGTCATCTCCGAAGTCATCGAGCTGCGCCGTCCCCAGGGCACGGCGATCCTGATCTCCGTGCCCATTCCCGGACCCGAGGGCCGGCCGACGGGCGTCGTGAACGTCATCATGCAGACCCGCCTGCTCGCGCGCCGCTACCTGGACGCTCGCCTCCAGTCCGGCCAGGAGATCTTCCTGGTCGATGCGACGGGCCGGTTGGCCTTTCACACCGGCTACCCGGATTTGACGTACGCGCAGAGCGGTGCATTTCTCGCCCTGGAGCCCCTGCGGCGCGCGCTGGCTGGGACGCCCGTGCAGCTCGAGCGCTTCACCAACCCACTGAGCACGGTCCTCTCGCTGGGCACCTTCGTTCCGACGCCTCGCCATGGGTGGGCCGTGGGTGTGATGGCGCCTCGCGACGTGGCGCTGGCGCCGCTCTACGGGTGGCTCCGTGCGAAGCTGGGCGCCTTCCTGGGCATCCTGCTCCTGAGCGCGCTGCTCTCGGCCGTGCTCGCCCGCCGCTACGCCTACCCGGTCCGGAGCCTGCGGGCGGTGGCACGCAACGTGGGCCGTGGCGAGCTGGGGCAGCGGGTCTCCATCCAGACGGGCGATGAGCTCCAGGAACTGGCCGAGGCCTTCAATGAGATGTCCTCCCGCGTTGCGCGGCGCCAGGCCGAGGTGGATGCCCTGCGCGAGGAGGCCGAGCGGCACGCCAGCCAGCGTGACGCCATCATCGCCAGTGTGCCGGATGCCATCTTCCTCATCAGCCCGGACGGCCGGCTGTGTGACGCCAACCCGGCCGGGTGCCGCTTGCTGGGGTTCAAGGATTGCTCTTCCCTGGGCCGGCCGCTGGAGGAGTATCTCGAGCGCCACTGCTTCCGGCACCTCGATGGGCGCCCCGTGGAGCTGGCGGAGATGCCGCTCCAGCGCGCCCTGGCGGGGGAGACCTTCACCGACGTGGAGCTGCGTCTGCGCACCGCGAAGGGAGAGGAGCGCCTGGTCAGCATCAACGGCGCTCCGGTGCGCAACTCCGCGGGGCAGATCATCCTGGGGGAGATCGTCGTCCACGACATCACCGAGCGCATGCAGGTGGAGGAGGAGCGGACGCGGCTGCTCGAGCGCGAGCTGGCGCTGTCCCGCGTCAGCCAGGCCCTGGTCATGGAGGTGGAGCTGGAGCGCGTGGCCCACGTGGCCATCGAGCAGAGCCTCCAGGCCCTGGGCGCCGATGCCGCGGGGCTGTGGCTGGCCAAGCCGGATCACCAGCAGCTCTCCTTGATTGGCTCCTACGGGCTGGCCCAGAAGATCCGCGAGGACCTGCAGCAGATCTCCCTGGAGTCCCCGCTGCTCACGGCCCAGGCGGCCCGGCAGGAGACCCTCCAGGTGATCGGCGACATGCTGTCCCAGGAGGCCCCAGCGCTCACGAAGAAGTTCGCGCTCGAGGAGGGCTTCCGGAGCCTCGTCTCCATTCCTCTGCACTCGCGGGGGCACCTCGTGGGCGTGCTGACGTGCTTCACCCACGAGCCGCGCCAGTTCGCCCCGCGCGAGCTGGAGTTCCACACCACGGTGGGCCAGCTCTTCGCCATGGCCATCGAGAAGGCGCGCCTCTTCCTGGAGGTCCGCGAGGCCCTGCGGCTGCGCGAGGAGTTCATGTCCGCGGCCGCCCACGAGCTGCGCACGCCCGTCACCACCATCCAGACATGGGCGGACATCCTCAGCCGCATGGAGGTGAACTCCGTGCGCCAGCAGAAGGGGCTCACGGCCATTGCCCGGAACACGCGGCGGCTGGCGCAGCTGGTGGAGCACCTCTTCGCCGCGGTGTGGATGGCGCCGGGCCTGCCGAAGATGGAGCGCGACCGGTTCGACTTGAGCGAGGTGGTGGAGGAGAAGGTGAAGAGCCTGTCCCGCACCACGGAGAGTCCCATCCGTGTCGAGGTCTCCGAGTCACTCCTCGTCGATGGAGACCGCCAGCGCATGGGGGACGTGGTGGCGCACCTGCTGGAGAACGCCATCCGGTACTCGCCTCCCGGTGCGGCCATCGAGGTCCGGCTGCGGTGCGCGGAGCACCAGGCGATGGTCTCCGTGAGCGACCACGGGCCTGGCATCCCTCCCGAGCGCCAGCCCCACGTCTTCGAACCCCTCTACGAGCCGCTGCCCCCAGGCGCCACGGGCTACACGGGCGTGGTGGGCCTGGGGCTGCACTTGAGCTGGCAGATCGTCGAGGCGCACGGCGGCCGTATCTGGCTGAACACCTCGGATGACGGGAACACCTTCTGCTTCAGTCTCCCGCTGAGCGAGGAAGAGGGCCTCCAGTACGCGAGCGCGTGA
- a CDS encoding DUF2135 domain-containing protein, translating into MLPVFLALLLTQTPHENPRQQGVPIGTGTKLAKVTLTAPTGGWTVDRMMLVEGTISDTTIDPVVVSINGDRYLMRTFNGRFSRKFPAASGKNIVTVMATNQAGTARSQVTAYAQIPPVPLKTILTSDTEGVYTDLHVYEPTNDSVTKTAEGLTMDGKKMAHVYWADTSSPTGGTFFLNEQGGDFDQPAYGPYLYIHRAPPQGIYLIATNYWPSGDKAHTLATLNVALFEGTPGEVRRMVRIPLATPGTTRVLAWINITGENQAEVYVPSQDPKPTGASWPKNLDEVAKNVSSGNSGDYGDEGGYEGEGEGYEGSEGEGEGSSEGGD; encoded by the coding sequence ATGCTGCCTGTCTTCCTGGCACTGCTCCTCACCCAGACGCCGCACGAGAACCCTCGCCAGCAGGGCGTGCCCATTGGCACGGGCACCAAGCTGGCCAAGGTCACGCTCACTGCCCCCACCGGCGGCTGGACGGTGGACCGGATGATGCTGGTGGAGGGGACGATCAGCGACACCACCATTGATCCGGTGGTCGTCTCCATCAACGGAGACCGGTACCTGATGCGCACCTTCAACGGGCGCTTCAGCCGGAAGTTCCCCGCCGCCAGCGGCAAGAACATCGTCACGGTGATGGCCACCAACCAGGCGGGCACGGCGCGCTCGCAGGTGACGGCGTACGCGCAGATTCCGCCCGTGCCGCTCAAGACCATCCTCACCAGCGACACCGAGGGCGTCTACACGGACCTCCACGTCTACGAGCCCACCAACGACAGCGTCACCAAGACGGCCGAGGGCCTGACGATGGACGGCAAGAAGATGGCGCACGTCTACTGGGCGGACACCTCCAGCCCCACCGGCGGCACCTTCTTCCTCAACGAGCAGGGCGGCGACTTCGATCAGCCTGCCTACGGCCCCTACCTTTATATCCACCGGGCGCCGCCCCAGGGCATCTACCTGATCGCCACCAACTACTGGCCCAGCGGTGACAAGGCCCACACGCTGGCCACCCTCAACGTGGCGCTCTTCGAGGGCACCCCGGGCGAGGTGCGCCGCATGGTGCGCATTCCCCTGGCCACCCCGGGCACCACGCGCGTGCTCGCGTGGATCAACATCACCGGCGAGAACCAGGCGGAGGTGTATGTGCCCTCTCAGGATCCGAAGCCCACGGGGGCCTCGTGGCCCAAGAACCTCGATGAGGTGGCCAAGAACGTGTCCTCCGGCAACTCCGGGGACTACGGCGACGAGGGCGGCTACGAAGGCGAGGGCGAGGGCTACGAGGGCTCCGAGGGCGAGGGCGAGGGCAGCTCCGAGGGCGGGGACTGA